From the Vibrio natriegens NBRC 15636 = ATCC 14048 = DSM 759 genome, the window AATAGTCATCCATTTTATTAATTTATAAATCTTATCCAATCTTGGTAGTTTTAATCTTGTTTTAACGATATGAAAAAACAGTTAATAACATTAGGACAATAACTATGGATATGAAAAAAATATGGCGAAAAGGCGATTGGGCTGCATTCTTTGGCCTATTTACTAATAACTTAACTAACTTATTAACCATGATGGGCTTGTTGCTCTTTGTGGTTGGCTTACCTAAAGATTTTGTGATGGGCCAAGTGGCACCAGCATTCGGTTTTGCGGTGATGTGCGCGAGTGTTTTTTACGCGTGGTTTGCTTACAAGCTGAAAAAAGAAACAGGGCGTGACGATGTAACGGCGCTTCCTTCTGGTCCGAGTGCTCCCTCTATTTTTACTGTGACCTTCTTGGTGATTATGCCGGTATACCAAACCACGCAAAACGCCCAGTTTGCAATTCAGATTGCATTGGTTTGGTGTTTTGTCGAGGCGATGATCCTACTCGTAGGCTCTTTCTTTGGTGATGCGATTCGCCGTATTGTGCCTCGCACCGTCTTGCTTTCCTGCCTTGCGGGACTTGGTCTAACATTATTGGCTCTCAACCCGATGCTGCAAGCGTTTTCCACTCCGGTTGTCTCGTTTGTGGTTCTTGGTTTGATTTTCATTAACTGGTTTGGCTCAAAGCCGCTGTTTCCTAAAATCCCTACCGGTCTACTACTGATTCTTGTCGGTACGGTACTGGCTTGGGTATTTGGTCTACAGTCGCCAGAGGCCATTGTTGCGTCGTTGTCTGATATGGGCTTTAACCCTCCGGGTTTGCACATAGATGATTTCATTGAAGGCATCCCTCATGCACTGCCTTACTTGGCATCAGCAGTACCACTAGGTCTGGCGAACTATGTATTTGACTTGGAGAACATTGAAAGTGCGGATGCGGCAGGCGATGCATACCCAACACGTAAAGTCATGACGGTTAATGGCCTATCTTCAATGGTTGGTGCGTTTTTAGGTAACCCATTCCCGGTGACGGTATATGTGGGGCACGCGGCATACAAAGAAATGGGTGCGGGTATTGGTTACACCTTGTTTAACGGCGTGATCATGTTTGTGGTGTCTCTGCTTGGTTTGGGCGCATTACTACTCAGCTTGATCCCAGGTGCGGCTATAGCTCCAATCCTTGTTTACATCGGCATCGTTACTGCCAACCAAGTGGTGCGTGAGTCACCAAAACTCGAAGTTCCAGCTATCTTTGTTTGCTTGTTCCCTTGGGTTGGATACTGGGCACTTACCATGTTCAAAAATACATTGGCAACGGCAGGCACGAACGCGTATGAAGTGGGAATTGATGCACTGGCAGCTAAAGGTATTTACTACGAAGGTATGGTCGGCTTAGGTAACGGTGCACCGCTTGCCAGCTTGCTATGGGGTTGTATGGTGGTCTTTGCTATCAATAACACGCCTCTGCGCGCTGTGGTAGCGGCACTTATAGCGGCATTCCTTTCAATCATCGGTTTCATTCACGCAAATGGTGTTGGATTCGCTCAACCCGAATCAATGATGTTTGTGTACTCCTACTTAATGCTTGCTGGGCTGTTCGGCATCAAGCACTTTGCCAACGTGAAAGAAAATGTAACTGAATTAGAAGCACAGAAATTGAAGTCGGAAACGGCGTAAAGGAAGCATTATGAACAGTAATATTTCAATATCACTACACGACCTAGTCAAAGCAGATTCACCGAACGATGTGATGCGACAGTTAGATAATGGTGCCTTAATTGACGCCCGTGATAACAACGGCTGCACGCCACTGATGATTGCGGTGCAAAATAATAATGTTGCTATGGCTGCGTTGCTATTGGAAAAGGGTGCAGATGCTAATGCAGGCGATGTGACTATGCTAACGCCTTATCTGTGTGCGGGCGCAAATGGCTTTCACGAGCTGTTGTCACTAACTCTCAAATATGGTGCTGATGTGACTAGTGTTAACCGTTTTGGTGGTACTCCACTGCTACCATCAAGTGAAAAAGGTTTTTTGCGTACTGTACAAGTCAGCCTAGAGGCTGGTATTCCGGTCAACCACGTAAATAAACTCGGTTGGTCTGCGTTGCTAGAAGCGGTCATTCTGGGTGATGGTGGTTATTTATATGGTGATGTGATTGAGGTTCTATTAGGTGCAGGCGCAGATCAACACCTTAAAGATCGTGACGGTATTAGTGCTCTACAACATGCACAAGCGCGAAAGCAAACGAAAATTGTCGAGCTAATGACTAACGCTGAAGCACTGCGTCAACGCCAAAGTAACTTATTGCGTCAAGTCAAAGCACATATAGCCGCTTTTGAATACGAGCAAGCTCTAGGTATATTGGTTGCGAACCCATCTGACTTTTATGACAAAGTAGGTTATCACTACTACCACGGCTATGTGCTAATGGAATTGGGCCGTTATCAAGAAGCAGTTGATGCTTACCGCGAAGCTTTGCCGTTGAGTGATAACCCTGCTGAATTTCATTTGTATATTGCTAATAGCTACCGACTGGCAAAACAGAGTGAGCAAGCATTAGCGGAGTTTGATCTCGGGATCGCAGCGGATCCTAACTCATCGTTTGTGCGTTATCACAAGTCGAACTACCTGCGTGAGTTAGGCTTGCATGAAGTCGCCGTCGACACAATGCGTCAATTGTTAGCGGTGGATCCAAATCGGTACGATTACTCGTTCCATTTGGCGAATAGCTTGCGTTCATTGGGCCGACATAGCGAAGCGATATGCGCGATTGAAAATGCAATTACTCATGATTCCACCAATGCTCTGTATTATTTACATAAAGGAAA encodes:
- a CDS encoding ankyrin repeat domain-containing protein, whose translation is MNSNISISLHDLVKADSPNDVMRQLDNGALIDARDNNGCTPLMIAVQNNNVAMAALLLEKGADANAGDVTMLTPYLCAGANGFHELLSLTLKYGADVTSVNRFGGTPLLPSSEKGFLRTVQVSLEAGIPVNHVNKLGWSALLEAVILGDGGYLYGDVIEVLLGAGADQHLKDRDGISALQHAQARKQTKIVELMTNAEALRQRQSNLLRQVKAHIAAFEYEQALGILVANPSDFYDKVGYHYYHGYVLMELGRYQEAVDAYREALPLSDNPAEFHLYIANSYRLAKQSEQALAEFDLGIAADPNSSFVRYHKSNYLRELGLHEVAVDTMRQLLAVDPNRYDYSFHLANSLRSLGRHSEAICAIENAITHDSTNALYYLHKGKSLELIGENQQALILVNYAIDVCDDESELLEFKLQLLN